A stretch of the Larimichthys crocea isolate SSNF chromosome IX, L_crocea_2.0, whole genome shotgun sequence genome encodes the following:
- the LOC104923906 gene encoding zinc finger and BTB domain-containing protein 6 isoform X1, with translation MSSSSDTLQFRFPTHCDSILSKINTLREEHRFCDIKLLLGGPRGATVQPLPFHGHRVVLAASSDFLRDQFLLHKGRAELRVGVVSSVEVGKRLLLSCYTGLLEVPLRELVSYLTAASALQMSQVVEKCAEAVSQYFSPTLAFFKLEDDLKVKTIEQQESVKCQKEREAGQPSSSIEEANTEEEGVTVIKSKSKVSKGAEVDIGQKEVKLDRSVVLTKTEDAAEESGEIQPVHTDQYDHITGLLGCMLHPPAAVRDHTRPLSSGTSSQHEELVNSSHNQDEEAGQDKTEEEEMFLLAAQLRECGQLMDSNLLCLSEAKSHCSGDELTEHSDRMLVQRPYLCRRCDRVFQHLESYVGHLKEHRQYLCLVCGKGFSQKSNLTRHIHVHTGVKPFRCPLCHKAFSQKATLQDHLNVHTGDKPHKCNYCAVHFAQKPGLRRHLKDIHGKSSLQNVLEEVVD, from the exons ATGTCGAGCTCCTCTGACACTCTACAGTTTCGGTTCCCCACCCACTGTGACTCCATCCTCAGCAAAATTAATACACTAAGAGAGGAGCACCGCTTCTGTGATATCAAACTGCTCCTTGGGGGTCCACGAGGCGCCACAGTCCAGCCTCTCCCTTTCCACGGTCACAGGGTCGTGCTTGCAGCATCCTCAGATTTCCTACGTGACCAATTCCTGCTCCACAAAGGCCGGGCTGAGCTGAGAGTCGGTGTTGTTTCCAGCGTGGAAGTTGGCAAGAGGCTTCTCCTGTCCTGCTACACCGGCCTCTTAGAG GTCCCTCTGAGAGAGCTGGTGAGCTACCTGACCGCTGCCAGCGCACTCCAAATGAGTCAGGTGGTGGAGAAGTGTGCTGAGGCCGTCTCCCAGTACTTCAGTCCCACGctggctttttttaaactggaggATGACTTAAAGGTGAAGACAATCGAGCAGCAAGAAAGCGTCAAATGTCAGAAGGAAAGGGAAGCAGGCcagcccagcagcagcatcgAGGAAGCAAAtacagaggaagagggagtgACTGTGATTAAGTcaaagtcaaaggtcagcaaGGGAGCTGAAGTGGATATTGGGCAAAAGGAGGTCAAACTTGATAGGAGTGTGGTTTTGACAAAAACTGAAgatgcagcagaggaaagtggagAAATCCAGCCTGTTCACACAGATCAATATGACCACATCACAGGTCTCTTAGGATGTATGCTGCATCCTCCTGCAGCTGTCCGAGATCACACACGTCCATTATCAAGCGGAACTTCTAGTCAACATGAAGAATTAGTGAACAGCTCCCACAACCAAGATGAAGAAGCAGGGcaagacaaaacagaagaagaagaaatgtttttactgGCAGCTCAACTGCGAGAATGTGGACAGCTGATGGACTCCAATCTACTTTGCCTCTCTGAAGCAAAGAGTCACTGCTCTGGAGATGAACTGACAGAACATTCAGACAGAATGTTGGTTCAGAGGCCGTACCTGTGCAGGAGGTGTGACCGAGTCTTCCAGCACTTGGAGAGCTATGTGGGCCACCTGAAGGAGCACAGACAGTacttgtgtttggtgtgtgggAAAGGCTTTTCCCAGAAGAGTAACCTGACCCggcacatacacgtacacactgGTGTCAAACCTTTTCGATGCCCACTGTGCCACAAGGCATTTTCTCAAAAGGCAACCCTGCAGGACCACCTGAATGTGCACACAGGAGACAAACCTCATAAGTGCAACTACTGTGCTGTGCACTTTGCACAAAAGCCAGGTCTCAGGCGCCACCTGAAGGACATTCATGGTAAGAGTAGCCTGCAAAACGTGCTTGAGGAAGTTGTGGACTGA
- the LOC104923906 gene encoding zinc finger and BTB domain-containing protein 26 isoform X2 — translation MSSSSDTLQFRFPTHCDSILSKINTLREEHRFCDIKLLLGGPRGATVQPLPFHGHRVVLAASSDFLRDQFLLHKGRAELRVGVVSSVEVPLRELVSYLTAASALQMSQVVEKCAEAVSQYFSPTLAFFKLEDDLKVKTIEQQESVKCQKEREAGQPSSSIEEANTEEEGVTVIKSKSKVSKGAEVDIGQKEVKLDRSVVLTKTEDAAEESGEIQPVHTDQYDHITGLLGCMLHPPAAVRDHTRPLSSGTSSQHEELVNSSHNQDEEAGQDKTEEEEMFLLAAQLRECGQLMDSNLLCLSEAKSHCSGDELTEHSDRMLVQRPYLCRRCDRVFQHLESYVGHLKEHRQYLCLVCGKGFSQKSNLTRHIHVHTGVKPFRCPLCHKAFSQKATLQDHLNVHTGDKPHKCNYCAVHFAQKPGLRRHLKDIHGKSSLQNVLEEVVD, via the exons ATGTCGAGCTCCTCTGACACTCTACAGTTTCGGTTCCCCACCCACTGTGACTCCATCCTCAGCAAAATTAATACACTAAGAGAGGAGCACCGCTTCTGTGATATCAAACTGCTCCTTGGGGGTCCACGAGGCGCCACAGTCCAGCCTCTCCCTTTCCACGGTCACAGGGTCGTGCTTGCAGCATCCTCAGATTTCCTACGTGACCAATTCCTGCTCCACAAAGGCCGGGCTGAGCTGAGAGTCGGTGTTGTTTCCAGCGTGGAA GTCCCTCTGAGAGAGCTGGTGAGCTACCTGACCGCTGCCAGCGCACTCCAAATGAGTCAGGTGGTGGAGAAGTGTGCTGAGGCCGTCTCCCAGTACTTCAGTCCCACGctggctttttttaaactggaggATGACTTAAAGGTGAAGACAATCGAGCAGCAAGAAAGCGTCAAATGTCAGAAGGAAAGGGAAGCAGGCcagcccagcagcagcatcgAGGAAGCAAAtacagaggaagagggagtgACTGTGATTAAGTcaaagtcaaaggtcagcaaGGGAGCTGAAGTGGATATTGGGCAAAAGGAGGTCAAACTTGATAGGAGTGTGGTTTTGACAAAAACTGAAgatgcagcagaggaaagtggagAAATCCAGCCTGTTCACACAGATCAATATGACCACATCACAGGTCTCTTAGGATGTATGCTGCATCCTCCTGCAGCTGTCCGAGATCACACACGTCCATTATCAAGCGGAACTTCTAGTCAACATGAAGAATTAGTGAACAGCTCCCACAACCAAGATGAAGAAGCAGGGcaagacaaaacagaagaagaagaaatgtttttactgGCAGCTCAACTGCGAGAATGTGGACAGCTGATGGACTCCAATCTACTTTGCCTCTCTGAAGCAAAGAGTCACTGCTCTGGAGATGAACTGACAGAACATTCAGACAGAATGTTGGTTCAGAGGCCGTACCTGTGCAGGAGGTGTGACCGAGTCTTCCAGCACTTGGAGAGCTATGTGGGCCACCTGAAGGAGCACAGACAGTacttgtgtttggtgtgtgggAAAGGCTTTTCCCAGAAGAGTAACCTGACCCggcacatacacgtacacactgGTGTCAAACCTTTTCGATGCCCACTGTGCCACAAGGCATTTTCTCAAAAGGCAACCCTGCAGGACCACCTGAATGTGCACACAGGAGACAAACCTCATAAGTGCAACTACTGTGCTGTGCACTTTGCACAAAAGCCAGGTCTCAGGCGCCACCTGAAGGACATTCATGGTAAGAGTAGCCTGCAAAACGTGCTTGAGGAAGTTGTGGACTGA